A part of Chitinimonas koreensis genomic DNA contains:
- a CDS encoding 2-dehydro-3-deoxygalactonokinase — MIAVDWGTSSFRAYRLDESGAVREQRSAAAGLLACRGGFEAVLAQQLAGWDDAGVVMAGMIGSRGGWLEVPYLACPAGAPEIAAGMREVVAPSLSGRRVWIVPGLAHQPAAAPPEVMRGEETQVLGLLGDLAGTGPHWLCLPGTHGKWVCVEDGRIVSLRTAMTGELYALLRRHSLLAALMPASGGPDDADGDDPAAFERGVAASKAPGGLAHQLFGVRSQGLLGTLAAEQAPSYLSGLLIGHELRGLLPAGTRSVQLIGGADLVRRYALALALLGVAATPHGEALGARGLHLLARLRGIAA; from the coding sequence ATGATCGCCGTGGACTGGGGAACGAGCAGTTTTCGGGCTTACCGGCTCGACGAATCCGGTGCGGTGCGCGAGCAGCGTAGCGCCGCCGCCGGGCTGCTGGCCTGCCGGGGCGGCTTCGAGGCGGTGCTCGCGCAGCAGCTCGCCGGCTGGGACGATGCCGGCGTCGTGATGGCCGGCATGATCGGCAGCCGCGGCGGCTGGCTCGAAGTACCGTACCTGGCCTGCCCGGCGGGGGCGCCGGAGATCGCCGCCGGCATGCGCGAGGTGGTCGCGCCGTCGCTGTCCGGGCGTCGCGTCTGGATCGTGCCGGGGCTCGCGCACCAGCCGGCCGCCGCGCCACCCGAAGTGATGCGCGGCGAGGAAACGCAGGTCCTGGGCCTGCTCGGCGATCTGGCCGGCACCGGTCCGCATTGGCTGTGCCTGCCGGGCACGCACGGCAAGTGGGTCTGCGTCGAGGACGGGCGCATCGTCTCGCTGCGCACGGCGATGACCGGTGAGCTGTACGCGTTGCTGCGCCGGCACAGCCTGCTCGCGGCGCTGATGCCGGCGTCCGGTGGCCCGGACGATGCGGACGGCGACGACCCCGCCGCATTCGAGCGCGGCGTCGCGGCGAGCAAGGCCCCCGGCGGACTGGCGCATCAGTTGTTCGGCGTCCGCAGCCAGGGCCTGCTCGGCACGCTGGCCGCCGAGCAAGCGCCGTCCTACCTGTCGGGCCTCTTGATCGGCCACGAGCTGCGCGGCCTGCTGCCGGCGGGAACACGCAGCGTCCAGCTGATCGGCGGCGCGGACCTCGTGCGCCGCTACGCGCTCGCGCTCGCGCTGCTCGGCGTAGCCGCCACCCCGCATGGCGAGGCGCTCGGCGCGCGCGGGCTGCACCTGCTCGCTCGCCTGCGCGGCATCGCGGCCTGA
- a CDS encoding SDR family NAD(P)-dependent oxidoreductase, producing the protein MPNTACYPSLQGRTVFISGGASGIGASFVEQFHAQGAQVGFVDLDADAAAALLARIAAGPHTAGAPVPLFSRCDVTDVEALRAAIEGTREAFGPVAVLVNNAANDRRHRVEEVTPESWDRCLNVNLRHQFFAAQAVVDDMAALGGGSIVNLGSTSWMIKGAGYPAYAATKAAVLGLTRALARDLGPRNIRVNALVPGWVMTERQLKQWITPEAEQAIDANQCLPGRLQPADIAAMALFLAADDSRMCTAQSFIVDAGWA; encoded by the coding sequence ATGCCCAATACCGCCTGCTACCCCAGCCTGCAGGGCCGCACCGTCTTCATCAGCGGCGGCGCCAGCGGCATCGGCGCCAGCTTCGTCGAGCAGTTCCATGCGCAGGGCGCGCAGGTCGGCTTCGTCGACCTCGATGCCGACGCGGCCGCCGCATTGCTGGCGAGGATCGCCGCCGGCCCGCACACGGCGGGCGCGCCGGTGCCACTGTTCTCGCGCTGCGACGTGACCGACGTCGAGGCGCTGCGCGCCGCGATCGAGGGGACGCGCGAAGCGTTCGGGCCGGTCGCGGTACTGGTGAACAACGCGGCGAACGACCGGCGCCACCGCGTCGAGGAGGTCACGCCCGAGTCCTGGGACCGTTGCCTCAACGTCAACCTGCGCCACCAGTTCTTCGCGGCGCAGGCGGTGGTCGACGACATGGCCGCGCTCGGCGGCGGTTCCATCGTCAACCTCGGTTCGACGAGCTGGATGATCAAGGGCGCCGGCTATCCGGCCTACGCAGCGACCAAGGCGGCGGTCCTGGGCCTCACGCGCGCGCTGGCCCGCGATCTGGGCCCGCGCAATATCCGTGTCAACGCGCTCGTGCCCGGCTGGGTGATGACCGAACGGCAACTGAAGCAATGGATCACGCCGGAAGCCGAGCAGGCGATCGATGCGAACCAGTGCCTGCCGGGCCGGCTACAGCCGGCGGACATCGCGGCGATGGCGCTCTTCCTCGCCGCCGACGACTCGCGCATGTGCACCGCGCAAAGCTTCATCGTCGACGCGGGCTGGGCCTGA
- a CDS encoding glycoside hydrolase family 35 protein produces the protein MTNRHSIVRRVAGFALAMACTAALPLVATPVDAATQAAAPPAKPSRFALGRDDFLLDGQPYRVIGCELHPARIPPEYWRHRLRMVRAMGCNTVPIYMFWNHHEAEPGKFDFRSGSRNIAQFVRLAQQEGLLVLLRPGPYVCAEWDFGGLPPYLLRTPDIGVRGMDPRYMKAVERYVAAVAAEFAPLQIDRGGPIAMLQIENEYGSYANDRAYLARLAALWRRHGITVPFYTADGPSVSMLSAGTLPGAAVGLDSGSEDAHFELARKINPGVPVFSSETYPGWLTHWGEKWAQVPVDEVLKEVGYLLDGGRSFSFYVAHGGTNFGFTAGANSGGKGYEPDVTSYDYDAPIDEQGRPTPKFFKLRELIGRHAGQPLPELPPPVPVTTLPPVKLEPYASLWQRLPKPVRSAHPKSFDALGHEQGLMLYRTRLAGARGGKLVLNGLHDLASVYLDGRLIGHLDRRLGENSIELPAGDGSGEPPLLEVMVEAMGRINFADRLIDRKGITGHVTLAGMTLMNWEMFPLALKEDWVRKLPATPEAALDPRPGRFFRAHFDIGREPADTFLDLSAFGKGMVWVNGHNLGRYWNIGPQQRLYLPAPWLRRGRNEVVVLDLRETASGAVAGFERMND, from the coding sequence ATGACGAATCGCCATTCCATCGTTCGCCGCGTCGCCGGCTTCGCGCTCGCAATGGCCTGCACCGCCGCGTTGCCGCTGGTCGCGACGCCGGTCGATGCCGCCACCCAGGCCGCCGCACCTCCCGCCAAGCCGAGCCGTTTCGCGCTCGGCCGCGACGATTTCCTGCTCGACGGCCAGCCCTACCGGGTGATCGGCTGCGAGCTGCACCCGGCGCGCATCCCGCCCGAGTACTGGCGCCACCGGCTGCGCATGGTCCGCGCCATGGGCTGCAACACGGTGCCTATCTATATGTTCTGGAACCATCACGAGGCCGAGCCCGGCAAGTTCGATTTCCGCAGCGGCAGCCGCAACATCGCGCAGTTCGTCCGCCTGGCGCAGCAGGAAGGCCTGCTGGTGCTGCTGCGGCCCGGCCCCTACGTCTGCGCCGAGTGGGACTTCGGCGGCCTGCCGCCCTACCTGCTGCGCACGCCCGACATCGGCGTGCGCGGCATGGACCCGCGCTACATGAAGGCGGTCGAGCGCTACGTCGCCGCGGTGGCGGCCGAATTCGCGCCGCTGCAGATCGACCGTGGCGGCCCGATCGCGATGCTGCAGATCGAGAACGAATACGGCAGCTATGCCAACGACCGGGCCTACCTGGCGCGGCTGGCCGCGCTGTGGCGCCGCCACGGCATCACGGTACCGTTCTATACCGCCGATGGACCCAGCGTCTCCATGCTGTCGGCCGGCACCTTGCCCGGCGCCGCGGTTGGGCTCGACTCGGGCAGCGAGGACGCGCACTTCGAGCTGGCCCGCAAGATCAACCCGGGCGTACCGGTATTCAGCAGCGAGACCTATCCGGGCTGGCTGACGCACTGGGGCGAAAAGTGGGCACAGGTTCCGGTCGACGAGGTGCTCAAGGAGGTCGGCTACCTGCTGGACGGCGGCCGCTCGTTCAGCTTCTACGTGGCCCACGGCGGCACCAACTTCGGCTTCACTGCCGGCGCCAACTCGGGCGGCAAGGGCTACGAGCCGGACGTGACCAGCTACGACTACGACGCGCCGATCGACGAGCAGGGCCGGCCGACGCCGAAGTTCTTCAAGCTGCGCGAGCTGATCGGGCGCCATGCCGGCCAGCCGCTGCCCGAGCTGCCGCCGCCGGTGCCGGTGACGACGCTGCCGCCGGTGAAGCTGGAGCCCTACGCCTCGCTGTGGCAACGACTGCCGAAGCCGGTCCGTTCAGCGCATCCGAAGAGCTTCGACGCGCTGGGCCACGAGCAGGGCCTGATGCTGTACCGCACCCGGCTGGCCGGCGCGCGCGGCGGCAAGTTGGTGCTGAACGGGCTGCACGACCTGGCCAGCGTCTACCTGGACGGCCGCTTGATCGGACACCTCGACCGCCGGCTCGGCGAGAACAGCATCGAACTGCCGGCCGGCGACGGCAGCGGCGAGCCGCCGCTGCTGGAGGTCATGGTCGAGGCGATGGGCCGCATCAACTTCGCCGACCGTCTGATCGACCGCAAGGGCATCACCGGCCACGTGACGCTGGCTGGCATGACGCTGATGAACTGGGAGATGTTCCCGCTGGCGCTGAAGGAGGACTGGGTGCGGAAGCTGCCGGCCACGCCGGAAGCCGCGCTGGACCCGCGGCCCGGCCGCTTCTTCCGCGCCCATTTCGACATCGGCCGCGAGCCGGCCGACACCTTCCTCGACCTGTCCGCCTTCGGCAAGGGCATGGTCTGGGTCAACGGCCACAATCTCGGCCGCTACTGGAACATCGGGCCGCAGCAGCGGCTCTACCTGCCGGCGCCGTGGCTGCGCCGCGGCCGCAACGAGGTGGTGGTGCTGGACCTGCGCGAGACCGCCAGCGGCGCGGTGGCCGGTTTCGAACGGATGAACGACTGA
- a CDS encoding beta-glucosidase, which translates to MRLQQPARHWALGLIVPLLLQGPVRAGQFAESAALPPLAGVGVPTDPALVGAPYLDPARPLEVRVDDLLARLTPQEKASLLHGSGGFADYGGIGRIGLPRIVMTDGPQGVRAEVPTTALPSGIALAASWNTGLAERYGALLGRDAKATGHRVLLGPGVNLARTPLNGRNFEYFGEDPLLAGKIAAGYIRGVQSEGVAACIKHLVANDQESARLAASSELDERTLREFHLRPFEIAVREAGPWAVMPGYNRVRGVAAVDNAHVNRTLMREAAGSDAAFVSDWGAWDDGADAAALNGGTTLRMPFDADAKYDRGLLELVRRGQVAQPTLDEAVRRNLRLLFRVGAFDPAGAVPPRHAAGNAALARQAALEGAVLLKNDGATLPFDPARVKRVLVLGPNADRRFTMAQGGDELLKLGGSGATFPVQEITALAGLRERLGAQVIGYPWQLAGGKLDRDGLALAARAVDAVVFVGGIDFSFDHEGNSGERPDKTTLALPGPQAEVVKLLAAANPRTVAVLAGGSPMALGELAAAAPALLLQWYPGQEGGRALADLLFGDVSPSGKLPFTLGKRLADWRVHRLGAAAYPGLLFGKDGKPARKQPDLTRSQYFRGDVRVAYLEGPALGYRGFELDGIAPDFAFGHGLSYTRFDYSDARLSADGGAVTFTLRNAGPRAGAEVVQLYARPPGTAATVPENDRPLRGLVGFAKVRLEPGESRVVTLPFRAADLATWSDARRGWRSWPGAWTLEVAASSQDVRATVGFDQP; encoded by the coding sequence ATGCGTCTGCAGCAACCGGCCCGCCATTGGGCACTCGGCCTGATCGTCCCGCTGCTGCTGCAGGGACCGGTCCGGGCCGGGCAGTTCGCCGAAAGCGCCGCGCTGCCGCCGCTGGCCGGCGTCGGCGTGCCGACCGATCCGGCGCTGGTCGGCGCACCCTACCTCGATCCGGCGCGGCCGCTCGAGGTGCGGGTCGACGACCTGCTGGCCCGGCTGACGCCGCAGGAGAAGGCCAGCCTGCTGCACGGCAGCGGCGGCTTCGCCGACTACGGCGGCATCGGCCGCATCGGCCTGCCGCGGATCGTGATGACCGACGGGCCGCAGGGCGTACGCGCCGAGGTGCCGACCACCGCGCTGCCCTCGGGCATCGCGCTGGCGGCCTCGTGGAACACCGGCCTGGCCGAGCGCTACGGCGCGCTGCTGGGCCGCGATGCCAAGGCGACCGGCCACCGCGTGCTGCTCGGCCCCGGCGTGAACCTGGCGCGCACGCCGCTGAACGGCCGCAACTTCGAATACTTCGGCGAAGACCCGCTGCTGGCCGGCAAGATCGCCGCCGGCTATATCCGCGGCGTGCAGTCCGAGGGCGTGGCCGCCTGCATCAAGCACCTGGTGGCCAACGACCAGGAAAGCGCCCGGCTGGCGGCTTCGTCCGAACTCGACGAGCGTACCCTGCGCGAATTCCACCTGCGGCCGTTCGAGATCGCGGTGCGCGAGGCCGGCCCCTGGGCGGTGATGCCTGGCTACAACCGGGTGCGTGGCGTCGCCGCGGTCGACAACGCCCATGTCAACCGCACGCTGATGCGCGAGGCGGCCGGCTCCGACGCGGCCTTCGTCTCGGACTGGGGCGCCTGGGACGACGGCGCCGACGCCGCCGCGCTGAACGGCGGCACCACGCTGCGCATGCCCTTCGACGCCGATGCGAAGTACGACCGCGGCCTGCTCGAGCTGGTGCGGCGCGGCCAGGTCGCCCAACCGACGCTGGACGAGGCGGTGCGCCGCAACCTGCGCCTGCTGTTCCGCGTCGGCGCGTTCGACCCGGCCGGCGCGGTGCCGCCGCGCCATGCCGCCGGCAACGCCGCGCTGGCGCGCCAGGCGGCGCTCGAGGGCGCGGTGCTGCTCAAGAACGACGGCGCCACGCTGCCGTTCGACCCCGCCCGGGTGAAGCGCGTGCTGGTGCTCGGACCGAACGCCGACCGCCGCTTCACCATGGCGCAGGGCGGCGACGAACTGCTCAAGCTCGGCGGCAGCGGCGCCACCTTCCCGGTGCAGGAGATCACCGCGCTGGCCGGCCTGCGCGAACGGCTCGGCGCCCAGGTGATCGGCTACCCGTGGCAACTGGCCGGCGGCAAGCTGGACCGCGACGGCCTGGCGCTGGCCGCGCGGGCGGTCGACGCGGTGGTGTTCGTCGGCGGCATCGATTTCAGCTTCGACCACGAGGGCAACAGCGGCGAACGGCCCGACAAGACCACGCTGGCGCTGCCCGGCCCGCAGGCCGAGGTGGTGAAGCTGCTGGCCGCGGCCAATCCGCGCACCGTGGCCGTGCTGGCCGGCGGCTCGCCGATGGCGCTGGGCGAACTGGCCGCGGCGGCGCCGGCGCTGCTGCTGCAGTGGTATCCGGGCCAGGAGGGCGGCCGCGCGCTGGCCGACCTGCTGTTCGGCGACGTGTCGCCCTCGGGCAAGCTGCCGTTCACGCTCGGCAAACGCCTGGCCGACTGGCGCGTGCACCGGCTCGGCGCCGCGGCCTATCCGGGCCTCTTGTTCGGCAAGGACGGCAAGCCCGCCCGCAAGCAGCCCGACCTGACCCGCTCGCAATACTTCCGCGGCGACGTGCGGGTGGCCTACCTGGAAGGGCCGGCGCTCGGCTACCGCGGCTTCGAGCTCGACGGCATCGCGCCCGACTTCGCCTTCGGCCACGGCCTGAGCTACACCCGCTTCGACTATTCGGACGCGCGGCTGAGCGCCGACGGCGGCGCCGTCACCTTCACCCTGCGCAACGCCGGCCCGCGCGCCGGCGCCGAGGTGGTGCAGCTTTATGCGCGGCCGCCCGGCACCGCGGCGACGGTGCCGGAGAACGACCGGCCGCTGCGCGGCCTGGTGGGCTTTGCCAAGGTGCGGCTCGAGCCGGGCGAGTCCAGGGTCGTCACGCTGCCGTTCCGCGCTGCCGACCTGGCGACCTGGAGCGACGCGCGCCGCGGCTGGCGCTCCTGGCCCGGTGCCTGGACGCTCGAAGTGGCTGCCTCGTCGCAGGACGTGCGCGCCACGGTCGGGTTCGATCAGCCATGA
- a CDS encoding Gfo/Idh/MocA family protein codes for MQRRDFLSMGAKLGAAAALSGALPLTARAAGKSRLRLGLIGTGMRGRVLLRELVRRDDVEVVALCDIEPIMLNRALDMIAKAGKPKPKTYGENGDQHAYRELLEQKGLDGVVIATPWEWHAPMAIDAMNAKVAVACEVVAGITLQDHWDVLNTQLRTGTPYMLLENVCFRRDVMAVLQMVRSGVFGELVHLQGGYQHDLRAVKFNSGDPAKPYGGGVEFGPKGWSEARWRTEHSVRRNGELYPSHGIGPCAMYANINRGNRFTRINSFATKARGLHDYVVRTGGADHPNAKVRFSLGDVVTTTLACANGETILLQHDTSLPRPYSLGFRVQGTQGIWMDVNESIYIEGQAKQEDEWEPVQPWLDRYDHPLWKKYEKEAEGAGHGGMDFFVVHAFVEALKAAAPMPIDIYDAVAWSAITPLSEQSIAAGFQTLDFPDFTAGAWQTRKPIFAFNDRY; via the coding sequence ATGCAACGCAGAGATTTCCTTTCGATGGGTGCCAAGCTCGGCGCCGCCGCCGCGCTGAGCGGCGCCCTGCCGCTGACGGCGCGGGCCGCCGGCAAGAGCCGGCTGCGGCTGGGCCTGATCGGCACCGGCATGCGCGGCCGCGTGCTGCTGCGCGAGCTGGTGCGGCGCGACGACGTCGAGGTCGTCGCGCTGTGCGACATCGAGCCGATCATGCTGAACCGCGCGCTCGACATGATCGCCAAGGCCGGCAAGCCCAAGCCGAAGACCTATGGCGAGAACGGCGACCAGCACGCCTACCGCGAGCTGCTCGAACAGAAGGGCCTCGACGGCGTGGTCATCGCCACGCCGTGGGAATGGCACGCGCCGATGGCGATCGACGCGATGAACGCCAAGGTGGCGGTGGCCTGCGAGGTGGTGGCCGGCATCACGCTGCAGGATCACTGGGACGTGCTGAACACCCAGCTCCGGACCGGCACGCCCTACATGCTGCTGGAGAACGTCTGCTTCCGCCGCGACGTGATGGCGGTGCTGCAGATGGTGCGCAGCGGCGTGTTCGGCGAGCTGGTGCACCTGCAGGGCGGCTACCAGCACGATCTGCGCGCGGTGAAGTTCAACTCGGGCGACCCGGCCAAGCCCTACGGCGGCGGCGTCGAGTTCGGCCCCAAGGGCTGGTCGGAGGCGCGCTGGCGCACCGAGCATTCGGTCCGCCGCAACGGCGAGCTCTACCCGAGCCACGGCATCGGCCCGTGCGCGATGTACGCCAACATCAACCGCGGCAACCGCTTCACCCGCATCAACAGCTTCGCCACCAAGGCGCGCGGCCTGCACGACTACGTGGTGAGGACCGGCGGCGCCGATCACCCCAATGCCAAGGTCCGGTTCAGCCTCGGCGACGTGGTCACCACCACGCTGGCCTGCGCCAACGGCGAGACCATCCTGCTGCAGCACGACACCTCGCTGCCGCGGCCGTATTCGCTCGGCTTCCGGGTGCAGGGCACGCAAGGGATCTGGATGGACGTCAACGAGTCGATCTACATCGAGGGCCAGGCCAAGCAGGAGGACGAGTGGGAGCCGGTGCAGCCCTGGCTCGACCGCTACGACCATCCGCTGTGGAAGAAATACGAGAAGGAGGCCGAGGGAGCCGGCCACGGCGGCATGGACTTCTTCGTGGTGCACGCCTTCGTCGAGGCGCTGAAGGCCGCCGCGCCGATGCCGATCGACATCTACGACGCGGTCGCCTGGAGCGCGATCACGCCGCTGTCCGAGCAGTCGATCGCCGCCGGCTTCCAGACCCTGGACTTCCCGGACTTCACCGCCGGCGCCTGGCAGACGCGCAAGCCGATCTTCGCCTTCAACGACCGCTACTGA